A genomic segment from Lignipirellula cremea encodes:
- a CDS encoding class I SAM-dependent methyltransferase: MEDPSAAQEHNRRAWNDRVRKRGRFARPAADEDFIDPLKKLDALGWLGGDIRGSRTLCLAAGGGRQGPIYASCGAIVTVVDISGEMLELDRQVAAQRKLHLTTVETSMDDLSMFADGSFDLVIHPVSTCYTPVVAPVFQEVARVTRVGGLYISQHKQPTSLQADIRPSPHGYELLEPYYREGPLPPVQGSRHREEGTLEYLHRWDQIIGGICRAGFFIEDLTEPFHADTSAKEGAFAHRSRYVAPYVRIKAQRRAPPDTELIKKILWTP; the protein is encoded by the coding sequence ATGGAAGACCCGTCTGCCGCCCAGGAACATAACCGCCGCGCCTGGAATGATCGGGTGCGTAAACGCGGCCGCTTTGCGCGGCCTGCGGCGGATGAAGACTTTATTGACCCGCTTAAAAAGCTCGACGCTCTGGGCTGGCTCGGCGGCGATATCCGCGGCAGCCGTACGCTCTGTCTGGCGGCTGGCGGCGGCCGGCAAGGACCCATTTACGCCTCCTGCGGAGCCATTGTGACCGTCGTCGACATCAGCGGGGAAATGCTGGAGCTGGACCGGCAAGTGGCGGCCCAGCGGAAGCTGCATCTGACGACAGTGGAAACCTCGATGGACGACCTGTCGATGTTTGCCGACGGATCGTTCGATCTGGTCATCCATCCCGTCAGCACCTGCTATACGCCAGTCGTGGCTCCCGTCTTTCAAGAAGTCGCCCGGGTCACGCGGGTGGGCGGCCTTTATATCAGCCAGCACAAACAGCCGACCAGCCTGCAGGCCGATATCCGTCCATCGCCGCACGGTTATGAACTGCTGGAACCGTATTACCGGGAAGGCCCCCTGCCGCCCGTGCAGGGCAGTCGCCATCGGGAAGAAGGCACCCTGGAGTATCTGCACCGCTGGGATCAGATCATCGGCGGAATCTGTCGGGCCGGATTCTTCATCGAAGACCTGACCGAGCCGTTCCACGCCGACACCAGCGCCAAAGAAGGGGCGTTCGCCCATCGCAGTCGTTACGTGGCGCCGTACGTCCGCATCAAAGCCCAGCGTCGCGCCCCGCCCGACACCGAGCTAATCAAAAAGATCCTCTGGACGCCCTGA
- a CDS encoding 3'-5' exonuclease — protein MAKLLDQVLVIDVESTCWNRPPPPNQISEIIEIGLCTVDMATLRRREKRCILVSPARSHVSQFCTSLTGITPDLVEHADDLATAVDLLMNKYKSRERLFASWGDYDRGQFERNCRDYMLPYPFGPTHLNVKTLFSLALGLPEELEIDAACDRVGLPMEGDHHRGVDDAWNIANLFLLLLKRMRRIV, from the coding sequence TTGGCGAAATTGCTCGACCAGGTGCTGGTCATCGACGTGGAATCCACTTGCTGGAATCGCCCTCCGCCGCCCAACCAGATCAGCGAAATCATCGAGATTGGCCTCTGCACGGTCGACATGGCGACCCTGCGACGGCGTGAGAAACGCTGCATCCTGGTTTCGCCTGCCCGATCCCACGTCAGCCAGTTCTGCACCAGTCTGACGGGCATTACGCCCGATCTGGTGGAGCACGCCGACGATTTGGCGACGGCCGTCGATCTGCTGATGAACAAGTACAAATCGCGCGAGCGGCTGTTCGCCAGCTGGGGCGATTACGATCGAGGCCAGTTTGAACGGAACTGCCGCGACTACATGCTGCCGTATCCGTTCGGGCCAACCCACCTGAATGTGAAAACGCTGTTTTCACTGGCCCTTGGATTGCCGGAAGAACTCGAGATCGACGCAGCCTGCGATCGCGTCGGCTTGCCGATGGAGGGCGACCACCACCGCGGTGTTGATGACGCCTGGAACATCGCTAACCTGTTTCTGCTGCTGCTGAAACGGATGCGGCGAATCGTGTAG
- the sdhB gene encoding succinate dehydrogenase iron-sulfur subunit: MADSTHHGNGKPGDSFEVRVLRQDGPQEPSYWERHQVAIEPDMNVISVLQRIAAKATTVDGKQVAPVAWDCNCLEEVCGACTMVINGRVRQSCSANVARLLEEHPGEIELQPMTKFPVVRDLMVDRSRLFRALTKVKAWIPVDGSYEMGPGPKQSREQQEQAYPLSECMSCGCCLDACPQYRKIEVQRYEGETDQAFEARKNKAYDSGFVGAHAISQTVLFNMNPTGKMNAKERTDALMEEGGIQVCGNAQNCVAVCPKEIPLTTSIAKAGRAATVRSVAQFFDR; the protein is encoded by the coding sequence ATGGCCGACTCAACGCATCATGGAAACGGCAAGCCTGGCGACTCGTTTGAAGTTCGGGTTCTCCGGCAGGATGGTCCGCAAGAACCCAGCTACTGGGAGCGTCATCAGGTTGCGATCGAACCTGATATGAACGTGATCAGCGTGCTGCAGCGGATCGCGGCGAAAGCCACAACCGTCGACGGCAAGCAGGTGGCTCCAGTCGCCTGGGACTGCAACTGCCTGGAAGAGGTCTGCGGCGCCTGTACGATGGTCATCAATGGCCGGGTGCGTCAGTCCTGTTCCGCCAATGTCGCGCGACTGCTGGAAGAGCATCCGGGCGAGATTGAGCTGCAGCCAATGACCAAGTTCCCCGTGGTGCGCGACCTGATGGTCGATCGCTCCCGCTTGTTCCGTGCATTGACCAAAGTCAAAGCCTGGATCCCGGTCGACGGCTCATACGAAATGGGCCCCGGCCCGAAACAATCGCGAGAGCAGCAGGAGCAGGCCTATCCGCTGAGCGAATGCATGAGCTGCGGCTGCTGCCTGGACGCTTGCCCGCAGTATCGCAAAATTGAAGTGCAGCGGTACGAAGGCGAAACCGACCAGGCGTTTGAAGCACGCAAGAACAAGGCCTACGACAGCGGCTTTGTCGGCGCCCATGCGATCAGCCAGACGGTTCTCTTCAACATGAATCCGACCGGCAAAATGAACGCCAAAGAGCGGACTGACGCTTTGATGGAAGAGGGCGGCATACAGGTTTGTGGCAACGCCCAGAACTGTGTCGCCGTTTGCCCCAAAGAGATCCCGCTGACCACCTCGATCGCCAAGGCCGGCCGCGCCGCCACGGTCCGTTCCGTGGCGCAGTTCTTTGATCGCTAG
- the hemQ gene encoding hydrogen peroxide-dependent heme synthase — protein MSHGRPAVAEIPVSLTPSEGWHCSHLYYAFDRAAVARMSAEEIAQGRADMIAALDPEGPQAPERLQTSIVSGHKADFALMLMDPDPLKLDAVHQSLLSSRLGAALTTTWSFTSITEISEYVPTVEQYAEKLQTEGDEKGSPAFEAKLNAYATRLPMMNRQRLTPDFPDWPATCFYPMNKRRDPGANWYMLPFERRNELMAEHALSGRQFAGKVMQLITVGLGLEDWEWGVTLWAKNPEFLTEIVYKMRFDQASAEFAQFGPFLASYVAAPSAMLDHCRIGVE, from the coding sequence ATGAGTCACGGTCGGCCGGCAGTTGCTGAAATTCCTGTATCGCTAACGCCAAGCGAAGGCTGGCACTGCAGCCACCTTTACTATGCGTTTGATCGTGCGGCCGTTGCTCGCATGTCGGCGGAAGAGATCGCCCAGGGCCGCGCCGACATGATCGCCGCGCTCGATCCCGAAGGCCCTCAGGCGCCGGAACGCCTGCAGACCAGCATCGTCAGCGGGCACAAAGCTGACTTCGCCCTGATGCTGATGGATCCGGATCCGCTGAAGCTGGACGCCGTGCATCAGAGTCTGCTCAGCAGTCGCCTGGGCGCCGCCCTGACCACCACCTGGTCGTTTACTTCGATCACAGAAATCTCGGAATATGTGCCAACCGTCGAGCAGTACGCCGAAAAACTGCAGACCGAAGGGGACGAAAAAGGCAGCCCCGCCTTTGAAGCCAAGCTCAACGCCTATGCGACCCGCTTGCCGATGATGAATCGCCAGCGTTTGACGCCCGACTTCCCCGACTGGCCGGCGACCTGCTTTTACCCGATGAACAAACGTCGCGACCCAGGCGCCAACTGGTATATGCTGCCCTTCGAGCGGCGGAATGAACTGATGGCGGAGCACGCCCTCTCGGGCCGGCAGTTCGCTGGCAAGGTCATGCAGCTGATTACCGTGGGACTCGGCCTGGAAGACTGGGAATGGGGCGTCACTCTGTGGGCCAAGAACCCCGAGTTTTTGACGGAAATCGTCTACAAAATGCGTTTTGACCAGGCCAGCGCTGAGTTCGCTCAGTTTGGCCCATTCCTGGCAAGTTACGTTGCTGCCCCGTCGGCCATGCTGGATCATTGCCGCATTGGCGTTGAGTAA